A single region of the Lotus japonicus ecotype B-129 chromosome 4, LjGifu_v1.2 genome encodes:
- the LOC130712988 gene encoding spermidine synthase 1-like: MGKEAIVVSQYLDESKVLDDNFDHKIQSLITLGPDHGEENHKGGANGTYAAQGWYADEPWHGEAHMYKMEKILFQGKSEFQELLVFESSNHGKVAILDGYMQLTESDEFAYQEMLTHLALCSIPNPKKVLLVGGGDGGILREISRHASVEHIDICELDKMVIDAYKKYFPDIAIGYKDPRVHVHIGDGIKFINCTPEGTYDAIILDAFNQMGPIAKELADNCFLESVAKALRPGGVLSTPADSLWRKNFVIADTIANCKKIFKGSVNYAWTTVPAYASGVIGFMLCSTEGPQVNFKYPINPLNPENYGVAKGPPKFYNSEVIPETILVQGLTFFSSSLTECLDQLVFKHNQF, encoded by the exons ATGGGCAAAGAAGCTATTGTTGTTTCCCAATATCTTGATGAGTCAAAAGTGCTAGACGATAATTTTGATCATAAAATCCAAAGTCTTATAACATTAGGACCTGATCATGGAGAGGAGAATCATAAAGGAGGTGCTAATGGCACATATGCGGCTCAAGGGTGGTATGCTGATGAACCGTGGCATG GAGAAGCCCACATGTATAAGATGGAAAAGATCCTATTCCAAGGGAAATCAGAATTTCAAGAGCTTCTTGTATTTGag TCATCCAATCATGGCAAGGTTGCAATTCTTGATGGCTATATGCAGCTTACAGAGAGTGACGAATTTGCTTACCAAGAAATGCTCACTCACCTTGCACTCTGCTCCATTCCAAATCCAAAGAAG GTGTTGCTCGTGGGAGGGGGAGATGGTGGAATCCTTAGAGAAATATCCCGCCACGCATCTGTTGAGCATATTGATATCTGTGAACTAGACAAAATGGTGATCGAT GCTTACAAGAAGTATTTCCCAGATATTGCAATTGGATACAAGGATCCTCGAGTGCATGTTCATATTGGCGATG GAATTAAGTTCATCAATTGTACTCCTGAGGGAACTTATGATGCGATTATACTGGATGCTTTCAATCAAATgg GACCTATTGCAAAAGAGCTTGCAGATAATTGCTTCTTAGAATCAGTAGCTAAGGCTCTTCGACCTGGTGGAGTGCTTTCTACTCCCGCAGACAGCTTGTGGCGTAAGAACTTTGTCATTGCAGATACCATAGCAAATTGCAAGAAGATATTCAAAGGCTCAGTTAACTATGCTTGGACAACAGTCCCTGCATATGCAAG TGGGGTGATTGGATTCATGCTTTGCTCCACAGAGGGGCCCCAAGTCAACTTCAAATACCCAATAAATCCACTGAATCCAGAGAATTATGGTGTAGCAAAGGGACCTCCAAAGTTCTATAACTCAGAGGTAATCCCTGAAACGATTCTAGTTCAAGGATTAACCTTTTTTTCTTCCTCTCTTACAgaatgtttggatcaacttgtGTTTAagcataatcaattctga
- the LOC130711674 gene encoding uncharacterized protein LOC130711674 translates to MPGPGPHLMYAMGSGLALTTSTNGRFSPHHTLFYTVNSFFGPDIGSFSEWLGSLLGGPADTVGSAVADLIHHPLYYILILGFPLCVLYSWISAFLIQRHLLDSVSRVPLTRMQCFYLISAGSFTHFFLDHLFEENGKTTTYTWILSTGWWQGRAPVNPDAVVVVGFLCVCLIGGFFYLNRANSSNSIKKKSYQSILLILSIASLYCLWCSIQIYWINPRRPAVGEEADLGVLVFLALYFFLPYSLCIMSMYPKDHDTNQIPL, encoded by the exons ATGCCAGGCCCTGGTCCTCACCTGATGTACGCCATGGGCTCCGGCTTAGCTCTGACCACCTCCACCAATGGTAGGTTCAGCCCCCACCACACACTTTTCTACACAGTCAACTCCTTCTTTGGACCAGACATTGGTTCTTTCTCTGAGTGGCTTGGTTCACTCTTGGGTGGTCCAGCTGATACTGTAGGCTCTGCTGTAGCTGATCTCATCCACCATCCTTTGTACTACATCCTCATCTTGGGTTTCCCTCTCTGTGTTCTCTACTCTTGGATTTCTGCTTTTCTTATTCAAAGACACCTCCTTGACTCTGTTTCCAGA GTGCCCCTTACAAGGATGCAATGCTTTTATTTGATATCAGCTGGGTCTTTTACTCACTTCTTTCTAGATCATCTATTTGAG GAGAATGGGAAAACAACCACTTACACTTGGATTTTAAGCACTGGCTGGTGGCAAGGTAGAGCACCAGTTAACCCAGATGCTGTTGTTGTAGTGGGGTTCTTATGTGTTTGCCTAATTGGGGGCTTTTTTTACCTCAACAG AGCAAATTCCTCAAACTCCATAAAGAAAAAGTCATATCAGTCGATATTACTGATCCTGTCCATAGCTTCCTTATACTGCTTATGGTGTTCAATCCAGATATACTGGATTAATCCACGTCGTCCTGCGGTTGGAGAAGAGGCTGATCTTGGTGTTCTAGTGTTCTTAGCTTTATATTTCTTTCTACCTTACAGTTTGTGCATAATGTCCATGTACCCAAAAGATCATGATACTAATCAAATTCCTTTGTAA